Genomic segment of Terriglobales bacterium:
GATGGATGGAGCGATCCTGGTGGTGGCAGCGACCGACGGTCCGATGCCGCAGACGCGTGAGCACGTGCTGCTGGCGCGCCAGGTGGGTGTGCCTTACATCGTGGTGGCGCTGAACAAGTGCGACGCCGTGGATGATCCGGAGCTGCTGGACCTGGTGGAACTGGAAGTTCGCGAACTGCTGAAGTCGTACCAGTTCCCGGGCGACGATCTGCCGGTGGTTCGTCTTTCGGCGCTGGGCGCTTTGAATGGCGAAGAGAAGTGGGAGAAGCAGATCGACGAGTTGATGGAAGCGGTGGACAAGAACGTGCCGTTGCCGGCGCGTGATGTGGACAAGCCGTTCCTGATGCCGATCGAAGACATCTTCTCGATCTCGGGCCGCGGCACGGTGGTTACGGGCCGTATCGAGCGTGGCAAGGTGAAGGTGGGCGAGGAAGTCGAGATTGTGGGCTTCCGCGAGACCAGAAAGACGGTTGTCACGGGCGTGGAAATGTTCAAGAAGCAGCTGGACGAAGGCATGGCGGGCGACAACGCCGGCTTGTTGCTGCGCGGTATACCGAAGGAAGACGTGGAGCGCGGGATGGTGCTGGCGAAGACGGCCTCGATCACGCCGCACACGAAGTTCTCGGGCAAGGTTTATGTGTTGTCGAAAGAAGAAGGTGGACGTCATACGCCGTTCTTCAAGGGCTACCGTCCGCAGTTCTACTTCCGGACGACGGACGTGACGGGCGTGGCGGAGTTGCCGGCGGGCACGGAGATGGTGATGCCGGGCGACAACGTGGACCTGGTGATCGAGTTGATCACGCCAGTGGCGATGGAGAAGGGCTTGCGCTTTGCGATCCGCGAAGGCGGACGCACGGTGGGCGCAGGCACCATCAGCGACATCATTAAGTAGGTTTGAACCGGGCCGGGTAGAGATATCCGGCCCATAACAACGGTCGGGATGCAGTAACCCGCAAGATCTTTGAGACGAAGAAAATGATTGGAAAAGAAAGAATTCGCATCCGGTTGAAAGCTTACGACTACCGCATCCTGGATCAGTCCACGGGTGAAATCGTGGAAACCGCTCGTCGTACGGGCGCCCAGATTGCGGGTCCGATTCCGCTACCGACCGTGAAGAACAAGTACTGCGTGCTGCGCTCGCCCCACGTTGACAAGAAGTCGCGTGAAGCGTTCGAAATCCGCACGCACAAGCGCTTGCTCGACATCCTTGAACCCACGCAGCAGACGGTGGACGCGCTCATGAAGCTCGATCTTCCCGCGGGTGTGGACGTCGAAATCAAGGCATTCGGAAAATAAGCGGCCAGGCCGCACCTACAGTGCCGTCAGCGAAGACGCGGGCATGATGAGGAGAAAAAGAGATCATGGCAGTCACAGGAATTCTAGGTAAGAAAGTCGGGATGACGCAGCTGTTCGATAACGACGGCAACGTGCGTCCGGCAACGATCATCCAGGCGGGTCCGTGCATCGTGACCAGCCGCAAGACCGCCACGAAAGACGGCTATGACGCCGCCCAGATCGGTCTGGTCGAGTTCGTGAAGGAATCGAAGCTGAACAAGCCAGAGCGCGGGCACCTTTCGAAGAATGACCTGCCGCCGGTGAAGTTCATGCGCGAGGTCGCGCTCGAAGTTGCCGAAGGCGATGGCGAGCACACCAAGGTTGGCGATCGCGTGTTGGTGGATATCTTCGATGGCGAGAAGTTTGTGGACATCGTCGGCATCAGCAAGGGACGCGGTTTCGCGGGTGTCGTGAAGCGGCATCATTTCGCGGGCGGACCGAAGTCGCACGGCTCGATGTTCACGATCAACGGTTCGATCGGCTCGTCGGCATATCCGTCACGCGTGTTCCCCGGAATGCGCATGGCCGGTCATATGGGTGTGGCAAAGGTTACGGTTCGCAACCTGCGCGTTCTCGGGGTGGATAAAGACGAGAACCTGCTGGTGGTCAACGGTGCGGTCCCGGGACCGAACGGCGGATACGTGGTAGTTACGAAGTCAAAGAAACCACCGAGAGAGCGTCGCGGATTCCAGGAAGCGGGTGGTCCGATCAACCCGTTGAAGGCTTCGAAGCGCGCAACCAAGAAGAAGTAGTGAAAGGGCGAGCAATCGAACTCGCAGAAGAGATAACGATATGGCAACGATTGATGTTTTAGATCTGAGCGGCAAGAAGGTCGGCACCATGGACCTGGCCGACGAAGTCTTCGGAGCGGTAAACGAAGACCTGCTGTGGGAAGCGGTGAAGCACTACCGCGCCGGCGAACGTGCCGGAACCCATGCCACCAAGAATCGCAAGCTGGTCAGCGGTTCGGGCAAGAAACTGTGGCGGCAGAAGGGAACGGGCCGGGCGCGTATCGGTTCGATCCGCTCGCCACTGTGGCGTCACGGCGGCACGGTTCACGGACCGCAGCCCCGCTCGTACGACTACACTTTCCCGCGCAAAAAGCTGCTGGGTGCATTGCGCTCGGCGCTGGCGGCAAAGCTGTCGGACGGTAAGTTGACGGTGCTCGAGAGCTTCACGCTCGACGACCACAAGACGAAGGCGTTCCGCCAGGCTCTCGACAAGCTGAACGTGGAATCGACGGCGTTGCTGGTGGATGGATCGGAAGAGAATCGCAACCTGGAATTGAGCGCGCGGAACCTGGAAGGCGTGGAACTGGTGAAGAGCATTGAAGTGCATCCGTATCACCTGCTCCGCTACGACCGCGCGATCTTCTCCCGCCCGGCGCTGGAGAAGTTGCAGAACTCGCTGAAGGCCTCGGCGCCCAAGCGTAAGGCGGAGGTGGCCTAATGAAGTCGCCCTACCAGATCATTCGCAAGCCGGTGATCACCGAAAAGGGTCTCGGCGTTAAGGAAACGGAAGGCACGCTGGTGTTCCAGGTGGCTCCGAGCGCGACCAAGACCGAGATCAAGCAGGCCGTGCAGGCCATCTTCAAGGTGAAGGTGGATTCGGTGCGGACCGCGAACTTCCCCGGGAAGGAACGCCGCCGCGGCAAGTTCGCCGGCTACCGTCCGGATTGGAAGAAGGCGTACGTGCGGTTGAAGTCCGGCGAAAAAATGCCGGAATACGCGCAGAACCTGTAAAGGGATTGAGTATGGGTGAGCAATGACTCGCCCGCTAACAGAAGCTGAAAGCCAAAAGCTGACAGCCGAGAGCTAAAGACATGGCAATTAAGACATACAGACCGATTACCCCGACGCTGCGGTTCAAGACGACTCTGGTCAACGCGGAACTCACGACCGATCGTCCCCATAAGGCGTTGCTCGAGCCGAAAAAGCGCTCCGGTGGACGCCGTAATTCCGGCGACATTACTTCGCGTTTCATCGGTGGCGGACACAAGAAGCAGTACCGCGTGATCGACTTCAAGCGCGACAAGGCCGGCATTCCCGCGACGGTGGCTTCGATCGAATACGATCCAAACCGCTCCGCGCGCATCGCCCTGTTGAGCTACGCGGATGGCGAGAAGCGCTACATCCTTCAGCCCGATGGACTGAAGGTGGGCCAGAAGATCCTGAGCGGCCCGGATGCCGACATCCTGGTGGGCAATGCGCTGCCGCTGAAAAACATCCCCGCCGGTACGGTGGTGCACAACATCGAGTTGAAGCCCGGAAAAGGCGCGCAGATGGCGCGTTCCGCGGGTGCGCAGGCGCAGTTGGTGGCAAAGGAAGGCGACTACGCGCTCCTGAAGTTGCCTTCGGGCGAGACTCGCCGCGTGATGCTCGACTGCATGGCGACCGTCGGCCAGGTAGGCAATCTCGATCACGAGAACGTCTCGATCGGCAAGGCCGGACGCACGCGCTGGATGGGCAAGAAGCCGCACAACCGCGGCGTGGCCATGAACCCGGTCGACCATCCGCACGGCGGCGGTGAAGGCAAGACCTCCGGCGGACGTCACCCGGTGACTCCGTGGGGCCAGCCGACCCGCGGCTACAAGACCCGTAACAACAAGCGCACCGACAAGTTCATCGTGGGTCGCAAGAAGTAATCAAGACGCGCGCAGCGCGCGCAACAATGGTCCCTCGGGATCGCCGGAAGCAGGCGCCCCTGGGATGACAAGGAAAAACGAATTATGCGTTCGATGAAAAAAGGGCCGTTCATTGACCAGCACTTGGTCGTCAAGATCAATGGCATGAACGAGCGCAATGAGAAGAAGGTGATCCGGACCTGGTCGCGGCGTTCGACGATCATCCCCGAAATGGTCGGCCACACGGTTGCGGTGCACAACGGGAAGAAGTTCATCCCCGTGTACGTGACGGAAAACATGGTAGGCCACAAGCTGGGCGAGTTTTCGCAGACCCGCACCTTCAAAGGACACTCGGTGAAAGCCGCAACCGAAACCGCGGCGAAGCCGGCGAAATAAGGACAGACTGAAATGGAATTCAGAGCTGAAGCACGATATATCCGGGTGTCGCCGCAGAAGGCGCGCCTCGTGCTGAATGCCATCAAGGGACAGCGCGCTGAAGATGCGATCACGACCCTGGCATTCATGAAGAAGGGCATTGCGCCCACGGTTGGAAAACTGCTCCGGTCGGCGGTGGAAAACGCCAACTACCTGAGCACGGAGAAGGGTCTCGACGTCGAACTCGACAACCTGTTCGTGAAGGACGCCGTGGCTAATGACGGTCCGCGCATGAAGCGCATCCGTCCGGCACCCATGGGCCGCGCCTATCGCTACCAGCGGCGTATCTCGCACCTGATCATCGTGTTGGGCGAGAAGCGCGCGAAGGAAGCGACGGCCACCGTGGTCGGCGAGGAAGAAGCGACGCCGAAGAAGGCCGCTCCGAAGAAGCGCGCGCCGGCAAAGAAGGCCGTTGCGAAGAAGAAGACTGCCGCCAAGAAGTCGACGGCAAAGGCTAAGAAATAGTTCACTATCCCGCCCTTCGCCAGAGGCGAGGGTCGGGGCACCCGAAAGGGTTGTAGGAGAAACGATGGGACAGAAAGTCCATCCTTATGGGTTCCGCCTCGGCGTGATCAAGCCGTGGAAGTCGCGCTGGTTCGTGGAGCGTGATTACGACAAGCTGTTGCTCGAAGACATGAAGCTGAAGAACGAGCTGAAGGACAAGCTCAAGTCGGCAGGTGTCAGCTCGGTGGAAATCGAGCGTCCGGGCAACAAGCTGCGCATCATCATCCGCACCGCGCGTCCGGGCATCATCATCGGCCGCAAGGGAACGGAAATCGACAAGCTGAAGCAGGAGCTCCAGAAGCGCACGAACCGCGATGTCTACATCGACATCCAGGAAGTGCACAAGCCGGAGCTCGATGCCCAGCTGGTGTCGGAATCGATCGCGCTGCAACTCGAGAAGCGCGTAGGCTTCCGCCGCGCCATGCGCAAGGCCGTTGACTCGGCGCAGCGCTTCGGCTGCAAAGGTATCAAGGTCCGTGTGGGCGGCCGCCTGAACGGCGCCGAAATCGCTCGTACCGAGTGGTACCTCCAGGGACGCCTGCCGCTGCACACGTTGCGTGCCGACATCGACTTCGGTTTCTCCGAAGCGCGCACCACGTATGGCGTGATCGGCGTAAAGGTGTGGATCTATCGCGGTGAAGTGTTCTCGCAGAAAAAGCGGGAGCCGCAGGTCGCCGCCGGAGCATTTTAAAAAAGCTCGTCGGTTATCGGTTGTCGGTCGTCGGTAAAACCACGACGGACCACGCGAGAGCCGATTGGCATGAACCGAAAACTGGAAACTGAGAACCGATTATGTTGATGCCGAAGAAAGTTAAGTACCGCAAGCAGCAGCGCGGACGCATGCGCGGCAAGGCGTGGCGCGGATCATCGCTGTCGTTTGGCGACTTCGGGTTGAAGGTCCTGGAGCCGGGCTACATCACTGACCGGCAGATCGAAGCCAGCCGTGTGGCGATGACCCGTTTCATCAAGCGCGGCGGCAAGATCTGGATCCGCCTCTTCCCCGACAAGCCGGTCACCAAGAAGCCGGCCGAAACCCGTATGGGAAAGGGCAAGGGCGCGCCTGATCATTGGGTCGCCGTCGTTCGCCCGGGCAAGATCCTGTTCGAGATGGAAGGTGTCTCGACGGCCGATGCGCAGCAGGCGATGAAGCTGGCGGCGCACAAGCTGCCGTTGCGCACGGAGTTCGTTACCCGCGCAACCACCGTTTAACGAATACAAGACCGGCGACCGAGAGAGCGCCGGCGCTAGAGAAAAAGATATGGCAAAAGCAGTCGACAAGATTCGCAATACAACTGACGCCGAACTGAACCACCAGGAACGCGATCTTCAGGACCAGTTGTTTCGCCTGAAGTTCCAGATGTCCATGGGACAGACGGAAAGCCTGAAAAAAATCCGCCAGCTCCGCAAGGACATCGCGCGGGTAAAGACCATTCAGCGCGAGCGTACCCTCGCCGGGGAGAAGAAATAATGGCTGATACAACAACGAAACAGCCCGGCATCCGCAAGACGGTGGTCGGCAACGTGGTTTCGACCAAGATGCAGAAGACGATCGTGGTGGAAGTGGAGCGCCGCAAGGCTCACCCGCTTTACCGCCGCGTGATCCGCATGACCAAGAAGTTCTACGCGCACGACGAGAACAACACCGCGCGCGTGGGCGATGTGGTGCGGCTCGAGGAAACGCGTCCGCTCTCGAAACTGAAGCGCTGGAAGCTCCAGGAAGTGATTCGCCGCTCCTCGCTGGCGGAAGTAGCGGAAAAGGAACCAACAGGCACCCCGGCGGCGTAACGCACGGCTCGGTGACGCAGAAGGAGAAGAGACATGGCAGTAATGATGCGAACCATGCTGGAAGTGGCCGATAACTCCGGCGCGCGGAAGCTGCAGATGATTTTGCCGTTGGGCGGGCAAACCGGACTCGTCGCCGGACTTGGTGACGTGATCACGGCGGCCGTGAAGGAATCGGCGCCCGAAGGGCAGGTCAAGAAGGGCACCGTTGTGAAGGCCGTGATCGTGCGTACTCGCAAGGAATCGCGCCGCAAGGATGGCACCTATATCCGCTTCGATTCGAATGCGGCGGTGCTCATCAACGCGGATGGCGAACCGGTCGGAACGCGCGTGTTTGGCCCGGTCGCTCGCGAACTGCGCGAGAAGAAGTTTTTGAAAATAGTCTCGTTGGCCCCGGAAGTACTTTAATCGGGTCATCGGATCATCGGGCGATTGAGTCATTGATCCCCGGTGAATGAGAGGCGCGAACGTCGGGACAATGGCCCGATGGTTCGATGGAAAAATGGCTCGATAGGATTTGAGAATGGCGACAGCGACAGTTACACCGACGAAGCACAAGCATTTCAACATCAAGCGCAACGACACCGTGAAGGTGATCTCGGGGCGCGACGCCGGTAAGGAAGGCCGTGTTCTTCGGGTCTTTGCCAAGTCCAATCGCGTGCTGGTTGAGCACGTCATGATGGTGAAGAAGCACGTGCGTCCGAACCCGCAGCGCAACATCAAGGGCGGCATCGCCGAGCAGGAGACCCCGATTTCGGTTTCCAACGTGATGGTAGTTTGCAAGAGCTGCAACCGTCCGGTGCGCGTGGGCCACGAAATTCGTGGCAATAAGAAAGTTCGCGTTTGCCGTAAGTGCAACGCGGCACTCGACTAATTCCGGTCCGGCGATTCGCCGGCCAATTGACGACCTCACGAACCCGTTGAATCGGAAACCGTGAGAGAAGGCAGCAGAGAGTAATGGCAGACGAGAAGAAACAGAAACAGCAGAAGCCGCAGCAGCAAGGCGGCGGCAAGAAAGCCAAGGGCGCGGATGCCCCGGCGGCGGTCGAAGGCGGTCGCCCGAAGGCGTCGAGCCGTCATACGGCCCGCATGCGCGAGAAGTATCTGAAGGAAGTCGCTCCGGCCCTGCTGAAGGAATTTGACCTGAAGAACGCCATGGCGGTGCCGAGGCTGGAAAAGGTCGTCATCAACATGGGCGTGGGCGAAGCGACGCAAAATGCGAAGCTGCTCGATCCCGCGGTGAACGAGTTGACGGCGATCACCGGCCAGAAGGCCGTGGTCACCAAGGCGAAGAAATCCATCGCGGCTTTCAAAGTCCGCGAGGGTATGCCGATCGGCACCATGGTCACCTTGCGTGGCGACCGCATGTACGAGTTCCTCGACCGGTTGATCAATGTGGCCCTGCCCCGTGTCCGCGACTTTCGCGGCGTGAGTGGCAAGTCATTCGATGGCCGTGGCAATTACACGCTCGGCCTGCGCGACCAGTTGATCTTCCCGGAGATTGACTACGCCAAGGTTGAAAAGCTGAAGGGCATGAACATCACCATCGTGACCACGGCGCGCAACGATGAACAAGCGCGTGCGCTGCTGAGACACATGGGCATGCCGTTCCGGCAGTAGTTTTTGATGAAAGGGTACGGCCTTGGTCGTGCCGGTGAACGATTCAAACCGATCGAGGCTTGAGCCCCGGCGGATTGTCAAAGGAATACATGGCTACAACAGCAAAACGAGTAAAGGACGCCAAGAAGCCGAAGTTCTCTTCGCGGCAGCATAACCGTTGCAAGATGTGTGGACGCCCTCGCGGATATCTCCGCAAGTTTGGCATCTGCCGCCTCTGCTTCCGCCTGCTGGCGCTTCGTGGAGAAATTCCAGGCGTTTCGAAGTCGTCCTGGTAAACCGATGAGGAGCTAGAGGCGAAGGGCGAGAGGCTAGTGAAGATCGCTAGCTGCCAGCCGCGAACCGCTAGCTGCTAATAACGTTGTTGCAGGTTCTCCCCATAATCGGGAGCGAACGGGCAACGCAAGGAGAAGGTAAAGCATGACCGATCCGGTCGCAGATTTCCTGACTCGCGTTCGTAACGCGATCAAGGCGAAACAACAGAAGGTAGATGTACCGGCCTCGAAGCTGAAGGCGGAAATCGCCCGCATCCTCAAGGAAGAGGGCTATATCTCGAACTTCAAGGCCACCGAAGAGAACGGGCAGAAACTGCTGCGCGTGTACCTGAAGTACAGCAACAGCAACGAAGCCGCCATCTCGAACCTGGAGCGCGTATCCAAGCCGGGCTGCCGTGTGTACGTCGGCCGCACGGAGATTCCGCGCGTGCTGGGCGGATTGGGGATCAACATCCTCACGACTCCGCGTGGCGTGATGACCGGCCGTGAAGCCCGCAAGCAGGGCGTTGGCGGCGAGATCCTCTGCCAGGTTTGGTAATACCAGTGGTGATGGCTGAGTGTCAGAGGTTTAAAAGCCTCGGCGACGATGCCAAATAGCAGCTGAAAGCGGAAGAACGAAGTTCGACCGCCATTTAAGCGAGAGAAGAGAACAATGTCGAGAATCGGTAAAAAACCAATTGCAATCCCCTCGGGCGTGAAAGTTTCGGTCAACGGCAACGTGATCGAAGTGCAGGGTCCGAAGGGTAAACTCGAGACCCGCATCCCTCAGGGTGTGAGCGTCGAGCAGAAAGACGGAACGCTGGTGGCCACGCGTCAGAACGACTCGCAGGCCGCTATTCACGGACTTTCCCGCGCGTTGCTGAACAACGCCGTCACGGGCGTCACCAGCGGCTGGACCAAGGAACTGGAGATCGTCGGCATCGGCTACAAGGCCGAGTTGAAGGGCAAGCAGACCGTGGTGTTCAGCCTCGGCTTTTCGCACCCGATCGAAGTTCCTATTCCGACCGGCATCAGCGTCGCCGTGGACCCGAAGTTCACGCGCCTGACCGTCACCGGAATCGACCGGCAGAAGGTCGGACAGAT
This window contains:
- the rpsC gene encoding 30S ribosomal protein S3, with product MGQKVHPYGFRLGVIKPWKSRWFVERDYDKLLLEDMKLKNELKDKLKSAGVSSVEIERPGNKLRIIIRTARPGIIIGRKGTEIDKLKQELQKRTNRDVYIDIQEVHKPELDAQLVSESIALQLEKRVGFRRAMRKAVDSAQRFGCKGIKVRVGGRLNGAEIARTEWYLQGRLPLHTLRADIDFGFSEARTTYGVIGVKVWIYRGEVFSQKKREPQVAAGAF
- the rplC gene encoding 50S ribosomal protein L3; the encoded protein is MAVTGILGKKVGMTQLFDNDGNVRPATIIQAGPCIVTSRKTATKDGYDAAQIGLVEFVKESKLNKPERGHLSKNDLPPVKFMREVALEVAEGDGEHTKVGDRVLVDIFDGEKFVDIVGISKGRGFAGVVKRHHFAGGPKSHGSMFTINGSIGSSAYPSRVFPGMRMAGHMGVAKVTVRNLRVLGVDKDENLLVVNGAVPGPNGGYVVVTKSKKPPRERRGFQEAGGPINPLKASKRATKKK
- the rplX gene encoding 50S ribosomal protein L24, producing MATATVTPTKHKHFNIKRNDTVKVISGRDAGKEGRVLRVFAKSNRVLVEHVMMVKKHVRPNPQRNIKGGIAEQETPISVSNVMVVCKSCNRPVRVGHEIRGNKKVRVCRKCNAALD
- the rpsH gene encoding 30S ribosomal protein S8, whose product is MTDPVADFLTRVRNAIKAKQQKVDVPASKLKAEIARILKEEGYISNFKATEENGQKLLRVYLKYSNSNEAAISNLERVSKPGCRVYVGRTEIPRVLGGLGINILTTPRGVMTGREARKQGVGGEILCQVW
- the rpsJ gene encoding 30S ribosomal protein S10; protein product: MIGKERIRIRLKAYDYRILDQSTGEIVETARRTGAQIAGPIPLPTVKNKYCVLRSPHVDKKSREAFEIRTHKRLLDILEPTQQTVDALMKLDLPAGVDVEIKAFGK
- the rplB gene encoding 50S ribosomal protein L2: MAIKTYRPITPTLRFKTTLVNAELTTDRPHKALLEPKKRSGGRRNSGDITSRFIGGGHKKQYRVIDFKRDKAGIPATVASIEYDPNRSARIALLSYADGEKRYILQPDGLKVGQKILSGPDADILVGNALPLKNIPAGTVVHNIELKPGKGAQMARSAGAQAQLVAKEGDYALLKLPSGETRRVMLDCMATVGQVGNLDHENVSIGKAGRTRWMGKKPHNRGVAMNPVDHPHGGGEGKTSGGRHPVTPWGQPTRGYKTRNNKRTDKFIVGRKK
- the rplN gene encoding 50S ribosomal protein L14 → MAVMMRTMLEVADNSGARKLQMILPLGGQTGLVAGLGDVITAAVKESAPEGQVKKGTVVKAVIVRTRKESRRKDGTYIRFDSNAAVLINADGEPVGTRVFGPVARELREKKFLKIVSLAPEVL
- the rplD gene encoding 50S ribosomal protein L4 produces the protein MATIDVLDLSGKKVGTMDLADEVFGAVNEDLLWEAVKHYRAGERAGTHATKNRKLVSGSGKKLWRQKGTGRARIGSIRSPLWRHGGTVHGPQPRSYDYTFPRKKLLGALRSALAAKLSDGKLTVLESFTLDDHKTKAFRQALDKLNVESTALLVDGSEENRNLELSARNLEGVELVKSIEVHPYHLLRYDRAIFSRPALEKLQNSLKASAPKRKAEVA
- the rplV gene encoding 50S ribosomal protein L22, with the translated sequence MEFRAEARYIRVSPQKARLVLNAIKGQRAEDAITTLAFMKKGIAPTVGKLLRSAVENANYLSTEKGLDVELDNLFVKDAVANDGPRMKRIRPAPMGRAYRYQRRISHLIIVLGEKRAKEATATVVGEEEATPKKAAPKKRAPAKKAVAKKKTAAKKSTAKAKK
- the rpsQ gene encoding 30S ribosomal protein S17, which gives rise to MADTTTKQPGIRKTVVGNVVSTKMQKTIVVEVERRKAHPLYRRVIRMTKKFYAHDENNTARVGDVVRLEETRPLSKLKRWKLQEVIRRSSLAEVAEKEPTGTPAA
- the rpmC gene encoding 50S ribosomal protein L29 gives rise to the protein MAKAVDKIRNTTDAELNHQERDLQDQLFRLKFQMSMGQTESLKKIRQLRKDIARVKTIQRERTLAGEKK
- a CDS encoding type Z 30S ribosomal protein S14, yielding MATTAKRVKDAKKPKFSSRQHNRCKMCGRPRGYLRKFGICRLCFRLLALRGEIPGVSKSSW
- a CDS encoding 50S ribosomal protein L23, whose translation is MKSPYQIIRKPVITEKGLGVKETEGTLVFQVAPSATKTEIKQAVQAIFKVKVDSVRTANFPGKERRRGKFAGYRPDWKKAYVRLKSGEKMPEYAQNL
- the rpsS gene encoding 30S ribosomal protein S19, which translates into the protein MRSMKKGPFIDQHLVVKINGMNERNEKKVIRTWSRRSTIIPEMVGHTVAVHNGKKFIPVYVTENMVGHKLGEFSQTRTFKGHSVKAATETAAKPAK
- the rplE gene encoding 50S ribosomal protein L5, whose amino-acid sequence is MADEKKQKQQKPQQQGGGKKAKGADAPAAVEGGRPKASSRHTARMREKYLKEVAPALLKEFDLKNAMAVPRLEKVVINMGVGEATQNAKLLDPAVNELTAITGQKAVVTKAKKSIAAFKVREGMPIGTMVTLRGDRMYEFLDRLINVALPRVRDFRGVSGKSFDGRGNYTLGLRDQLIFPEIDYAKVEKLKGMNITIVTTARNDEQARALLRHMGMPFRQ
- the rplP gene encoding 50S ribosomal protein L16; the protein is MPKKVKYRKQQRGRMRGKAWRGSSLSFGDFGLKVLEPGYITDRQIEASRVAMTRFIKRGGKIWIRLFPDKPVTKKPAETRMGKGKGAPDHWVAVVRPGKILFEMEGVSTADAQQAMKLAAHKLPLRTEFVTRATTV
- the rplF gene encoding 50S ribosomal protein L6, coding for MSRIGKKPIAIPSGVKVSVNGNVIEVQGPKGKLETRIPQGVSVEQKDGTLVATRQNDSQAAIHGLSRALLNNAVTGVTSGWTKELEIVGIGYKAELKGKQTVVFSLGFSHPIEVPIPTGISVAVDPKFTRLTVTGIDRQKVGQIAAEMRSLRPPDPYKQKGVRYVGEKLKKKVGKTGAK
- the tuf gene encoding elongation factor Tu; translation: MDGAILVVAATDGPMPQTREHVLLARQVGVPYIVVALNKCDAVDDPELLDLVELEVRELLKSYQFPGDDLPVVRLSALGALNGEEKWEKQIDELMEAVDKNVPLPARDVDKPFLMPIEDIFSISGRGTVVTGRIERGKVKVGEEVEIVGFRETRKTVVTGVEMFKKQLDEGMAGDNAGLLLRGIPKEDVERGMVLAKTASITPHTKFSGKVYVLSKEEGGRHTPFFKGYRPQFYFRTTDVTGVAELPAGTEMVMPGDNVDLVIELITPVAMEKGLRFAIREGGRTVGAGTISDIIK